Proteins encoded in a region of the Procambarus clarkii isolate CNS0578487 chromosome 42, FALCON_Pclarkii_2.0, whole genome shotgun sequence genome:
- the LOC138373355 gene encoding SUMO-interacting motif-containing protein 1-like, translating into MHSKFKSKPLTEDVMQSMFRRKPLTEDVMQSMFRSKPLTEDVMQSMFRRKPLTEDVMQSMFRSKPLTEDVMQSMFRSKPLTEDVMQSMFRRKPLTEDVMQSMFRRKPLTEDVMQLMFRRKPLTEDVMQSMFRSKPLTKDVMQSMFRSKPLTEDVMQSMFRSKPLTEDVMQSMFRRKPLTEDVMQSMFRRKPLTEDVMQLMFRRKPLTEDVMQSMFRSKPLTKDVMQSMFRSKPLTEDVMQSMFRSKPLTEDVMQSMFRRKPLTEDVMQSMFRRKPLTEDVMQSMFRRKPLTEDVMQSMFRRKPLTEDVMQSMFRRKPLTIDVMQSMFRSKPLTKDVMQSMFRSKPLTEDVMQSMFRSKPLTEDVMQSMFRRKPLTEDVMQSMFRRKPLTEDVMQSMFRRKPLTEDVMQSMFRRKPLTEDVMQSMFRRKPLTEDVMQLMFRRKPLTEDVMQSMFRSKPLTEDVMQSMFRSKPLTEDVMQSMFRRKPLTEDVMQSMFRRKPLTEDVMQSMFRRKPLTEDVMQSMFRSKPLTEDVMQSMFRSKPLTEDVMQSMFRRKPLTEDVMQSTFRRKPLTEDVMQSMFRRKPLTEDVMQSTFRRKPLTEDVMQSMFRRKPLTEDVMQSMFRRKPLTEDVMQLMFRRKPLTIDVMQSMFRRKPLTEDVMQLMFRRKPLTEDVMQLMFRRKPLTEDVMQLMFRRKPLTEDVMQLMFRRKPLTEDVMQLMFRRKPLTEDVMQLMFRRKPLTEDVMQLMFRRKPLTIDVMQSMFRRKPLTVDIMRSKFRCKTLT; encoded by the coding sequence ATGCATTCTAAATTTAAAAGCAAGCCACTTACAGAAGACGTCATGCAGTCAATGTTTAGACGCAAGCCACTTACAGAAGACGTCATGCAGTCAATGTTTAGAAGCAAGCCACTTACAGAAGACGTCATGCAGTCAATGTTTAGACGCAAGCCACTTACAGAAGACGTCATGCAGTCAATGTTTAGAAGCAAGCCACTTACAGAAGACGTCATGCAGTCAATGTTTAGAAGCAAGCCACTTACAGAAGACGTCATGCAGTCAATGTTTAGACGCAAGCCACTTACAGAAGACGTCATGCAGTCAATGTTTAGACGCAAGCCACTTACAGAAGACGTCATGCAGTTAATGTTTAGACGCAAGCCACTTACAGAAGACGTCATGCAGTCAATGTTTAGAAGCAAGCCACTTACAAAAGACGTCATGCAGTCAATGTTTAGAAGCAAGCCACTTACAGAAGACGTCATGCAGTCAATGTTTAGAAGCAAGCCACTTACAGAAGACGTCATGCAGTCAATGTTTAGACGCAAGCCACTTACAGAAGACGTCATGCAGTCAATGTTTAGACGCAAGCCACTTACAGAAGACGTCATGCAGTTAATGTTTAGACGCAAGCCACTTACAGAAGACGTCATGCAGTCAATGTTTAGAAGCAAGCCACTTACAAAAGACGTCATGCAGTCAATGTTTAGAAGCAAGCCACTTACAGAAGACGTCATGCAGTCAATGTTTAGAAGCAAGCCACTTACAGAAGACGTCATGCAGTCAATGTTTAGACGCAAGCCACTTACAGAAGACGTCATGCAGTCAATGTTTAGACGCAAGCCACTTACAGAAGACGTCATGCAGTCAATGTTTAGACGCAAGCCACTTACAGAAGACGTCATGCAGTCAATGTTTAGACGCAAGCCACTTACAGAAGACGTCATGCAGTCAATGTTTAGACGCAAGCCACTTACAATAGACGTCATGCAGTCAATGTTTAGAAGCAAGCCACTTACAAAAGACGTCATGCAGTCAATGTTTAGAAGCAAGCCACTTACAGAAGACGTCATGCAGTCAATGTTTAGAAGCAAGCCACTTACAGAAGACGTCATGCAGTCAATGTTTAGACGCAAGCCACTTACAGAAGACGTCATGCAGTCAATGTTTAGACGCAAGCCACTTACAGAAGACGTCATGCAGTCAATGTTTAGACGCAAGCCACTTACAGAAGACGTCATGCAGTCAATGTTTAGACGCAAGCCACTTACAGAAGACGTCATGCAGTCAATGTTTAGACGCAAGCCACTTACAGAAGACGTCATGCAGTTAATGTTTAGACGCAAGCCACTTACAGAAGACGTCATGCAGTCAATGTTTAGAAGCAAGCCACTTACAGAAGACGTCATGCAGTCAATGTTTAGAAGCAAGCCACTTACAGAAGACGTCATGCAGTCAATGTTTAGACGCAAGCCACTTACAGAAGACGTCATGCAGTCAATGTTTAGACGCAAGCCACTTACAGAAGACGTCATGCAGTCAATGTTTAGACGCAAGCCACTTACAGAAGACGTCATGCAGTCAATGTTTAGAAGCAAGCCACTTACAGAAGACGTCATGCAGTCAATGTTTAGAAGCAAGCCACTTACAGAAGACGTCATGCAGTCAATGTTTAGACGCAAGCCACTTACAGAAGACGTCATGCAGTCAACGTTTAGACGCAAGCCACTTACAGAAGACGTCATGCAGTCAATGTTTAGACGCAAGCCACTTACAGAAGACGTCATGCAGTCAACGTTTAGACGCAAGCCACTTACAGAAGACGTCATGCAGTCAATGTTTAGACGCAAGCCACTTACAGAAGACGTCATGCAGTCAATGTTTAGACGCAAGCCACTTACAGAAGACGTCATGCAGTTAATGTTTAGACGCAAGCCACTTACAATAGACGTCATGCAGTCAATGTTTAGACGCAAGCCACTTACAGAAGACGTCATGCAGTTAATGTTTAGACGCAAGCCACTTACAGAAGACGTCATGCAGTTAATGTTTAGACGCAAGCCACTTACAGAAGACGTCATGCAGTTAATGTTTAGACGCAAGCCACTTACAGAAGACGTCATGCAGTTAATGTTTAGACGCAAGCCACTTACAGAAGACGTCATGCAGTTAATGTTTAGACGCAAGCCACTTACAGAAGACGTCATGCAGTTAATGTTTAGACGCAAGCCACTTACAGAAGACGTCATGCAGTTAATGTTTAGACGCAAGCCACTTACAATAGACGTCATGCAGTCAATGTTTAGACGCAAGCCACTTACGGTAGACATCATGCGATCAAAATTTAGATGCAAGACACTAACTTAA